Within the Deltaproteobacteria bacterium genome, the region GTCGAGTTTCACCGACGGCAACACCGTCACCGTGACGAACTCGACCACCAACGCGGTGATCTTCACCGGCACGCTGGCGCGCGGAGAGATGTGGCGCCAGACCTTCGTGGACATGTACTTCAAGGTCGAATCGTCGGCGAACGTGTCGGTCAACGTGGTTCCGTATATCGGCGCGGCGGGCGATTACCACTACATGTCGATCGCCTCCGACGACGTGGGCACGCGCATTGGCATCGACTTCTTCTTCACCACGGTGAACGGCCAGATCGACGTCTTCGCGTACGAAGACGCGACCAACATCACCGTCACCGACACGCGCGGCACGGTGAGCCCGGGCGACGACCTCGTGGCGTGGTCCGGCACGCTCGATCAGGGCGGCCACCAGATGGTTTCGTCCTACATGACGCAGTGGCACGTGGCCGCCGACAAGGGCGTGTCCGTGTTCACGAGCTTCGGCACGCAGGCGGGATCGGAGTTCATTCCGCTCTACGGCATCATCCTGGAGTGCGACAACGACGGCGACGGCCATGACGGCCCGCAGTGCGACGGCGACGACTGCAACGACTGGGACGACACGATCTATCCGGGCGCCGAGGAGATCAACTGCGACCGCATCGACCAGGACTGCGACGGCGAGGACCAGTGTCTGTGCGAGGGACCGGAAGACTGCGACGATGGCATCTTCTGCAACGGCGCGGAGGAGTGCGACACGCAGACCGGACTGTGCGGGCCCGGCGACTTCCCGTGTCCGGACGACGGGCTGTATTGCACCGGTCGCGAGCAGTGCAACGAGACGACGGACGCCTGCGAGCAAAAGCAGGTGCCGAATTGCCCCGATGACGGCGCGTACTGTAACGGCGACGAGATCTGCGACGACACCCTCGACATGTGCGGTCACACCGGCAATCCGTGTCCGGACGACGGCGTGTTCTGCAACGGCTACGAGGAGTGTAACGAGCTGTCCGACACGTGCGAGACGAACGTCGTCTGCGAGGACGACGGCTCGTTCTGCAACGGTGACGAGTCGTGCAACGAGGCCGAACAGACCTGCGACCACACCGGCAACCCGTGTCCCGAGGGCGAGGTGTGCGTGGAAAGCACCGATATTTGCGAAGCCCCCGAGGGCGACGACGATCTCGAACCGCCGGCCGATGACGACGAAGAAGATCCCGGCCCGACCCCCGCGGGCGAAAAGGAAGAAGACGCGGGCTGGCCCGAGGGCCAGGTCACCGGCGGTTGCTGCGGCTGTGGGGACAACGGCACGGACGACTGATCGTCATTCTAGCTGAACGATGATGGAACGGCGTCCCGCAAGGGGCGCCGTTTCTCGTCATGTGGCCCAGCCGCCCCCGGCTGTGCACGGCGTTCGCACAGCCGGGGGCGGCTGTGCCACATGCTGTCTCGCGACTTCGAAACCGAGCCGTTCCGACGGATCTTACAGATTCAGCACCTTTTGGAAGTGCTCGTAGATCTTGCGGTTCGCGTACGACGGAAACCCGATCGACGTGTAGTGCGTGAGCGGCATGAAGTGCACGGTGGGTTTGCCGTAGGTGTCGCGCGTCTTGAGCACGATCTCGCGCGGGATGATGTCGTCGATCGCGCCGTTGACCATCACGAGCCGCGCGGGATCGATCCGGTCCGCGTAGCGCGCGGGGTCCACCGGCCCGAATGCGGGTTCCACCGCGGCGCGAAGCTGCGTAGGGGCGATGTTCTCGCGTTCCATCACGGCTTCGCGCAGCTTGTACACGCGCGAGAATCCGCTCTCGGCCACGATGTCGGGCAGATGCGCGCCGGTGACGAGAAACCCCGCCGCCTCGACGCGCCCGTCGGATTCCATCGTCAGTGCGCCGATGATGCCGCCGAGGGAAATGCCCATCACGGCCGTCTTGTTCTTGTCCACGTACGGAAGCGTGTCGAGATAATCGAGGGCCCGGCGCGCGTCGATCACCGCCTGGCGGATCTGAATCGCGCTGTATTCGAGCGGCTTGTCGGGCTTGAAGAACGTCTCACGGCGGCGCAGCGCAATGACCGTGAATCCCCGCTCGGCGAAATACTCGGCGTAGGGTTTGACGATGTCGTACGGGCCTCCGGTCGGCGGCAGCAGCACGAGCGCCGGGGTCTGCCGACCTTCGTCCTTGGGCGAATAGAAGTACGCCTTCGCGTTCTTCTCCCTCATCTTCTCCATGTCGCGCGCGCGCCATTTCAGGCCGCGCTCGACGTACTTGCCGTGGTCCTTCGTCTTGCCCTCGATGATCGGCGCGATCGGATTCGCGCGGTCGTACGCGAACTCGGGGATCTCCTCGCGCGCCAGCGCCGGGGGCGACGCGGCCATCGTCCCCTCGAATCGGTACGTGGCGCAGCCGGACACGAGCACGACGGCAAGCGCGGCGACGAGCGACATTCCCGCGAAACGGCGCATGGGCGATCCCCCGAATGAGCGCGCACGTTAGCAGGGGAACGCGCCCGGCGACAACCGCTCGGAGCGCCGATTGCGTTGACACCCAAAAAACGCGCGTGATATGAAACCTGCGTCTTTCCTCTCCAGCGGGATTTTCCAACGCATGGCGGTCATTTCGATCACCAATCAAAAGGGCGGTGTCGGCAAAACCACCACCGCGATCAACCTGGGCGCCGGGCTCGCCCGCAAGGGTTTGCGCGTGCTGCTCGTCGATCTCGACGCGCAGTGCAACGCCACGCAGTTCCTGTACCGCCGCCTGGAAGACGATGAGCCCGGCGTGTGCGAAGCGCTGCTCGACGAACGTCCCCTCGCGAAAATCGTGGTCAAGACCAAGGTGGACGGGCTCGACCTCGCCCCCGCGGGCGACAGCCTGGCCAACGCCGACCTCAACCTCGCCAGCCTGATGGGACGCGAGCGCTATCTCGCGAATCTGATCGACGACAAGGCGCTGCGCGCGTACGACCACATCCTCATCGATACCGGGCCGTACCTCGGATTGCTGACGATCAACGCCTTCGTGGCTTCCGACGCGCTGATCGTGCCCGTGAGCTGCGAGTACCTGCCGCTGCTCGGGCTCAAGTTTTTGCTCGAAACCGTGGACAAGGTGAAGCGCAAGCTGCACCCCGATCTGGAGATTCTCGGATTTCTCCTGACGATGGTGGACCGCCGCGAAAAGATCACCGGCGAGGTCGAGCAGGTGATGCAGTCCCGGTTCGGCGATCGGTTGTTTCAGACCCGGATTCGGATTAATACCAAGCACAAGAGCGCGCCGCACGCCCGGGAGACGATCTTCCAGTATGAGGGTTCCGCCTCGGGGAAAGGGACGCAGGATTTTGCGGCCCTGACCGAAGAGGTGCTCGCGCGTCTTTCAGGAGGCAAGACCCGTCATGGCCAAAAAGCCCGGTAGCAAAGGCTTCGATTCCATCTTCGACGCGACCGAGACGAAATCGGCGAAGACCGCGCGCGCGCGAAAGACCGCCGCGAAAACGAGTACGCCCGCCGGCGCGCCCGCGGCACCGAGCACCGAG harbors:
- a CDS encoding ParA family protein, translating into MAVISITNQKGGVGKTTTAINLGAGLARKGLRVLLVDLDAQCNATQFLYRRLEDDEPGVCEALLDERPLAKIVVKTKVDGLDLAPAGDSLANADLNLASLMGRERYLANLIDDKALRAYDHILIDTGPYLGLLTINAFVASDALIVPVSCEYLPLLGLKFLLETVDKVKRKLHPDLEILGFLLTMVDRREKITGEVEQVMQSRFGDRLFQTRIRINTKHKSAPHARETIFQYEGSASGKGTQDFAALTEEVLARLSGGKTRHGQKAR